From the Candidatus Bathyarchaeota archaeon genome, one window contains:
- a CDS encoding N-acyl homoserine lactonase family protein, with product MKLILLNNGSFTLDKSFLVYGKYQGQKYEAALKPLLIITEKEKILVDTGLGELPEKYKRFYEVKRAENQNLKAQLSLHGLKPDDITIVVNTHLHFDHCGNNALFKNAKFYVQADELRYAYAPDRFQKAAYIREFFDVNVDYVTLKGKYRLTEEISILPTAGHTVGHQSVIVKLNDKNYVYCGDAAPLKENLEKRNIPGVLYHAGKALDSIDKLRRIPNAIYIYAHDNQQLKI from the coding sequence GTGAAGCTTATCCTCCTTAACAACGGTTCCTTTACGCTCGATAAAAGCTTTCTTGTATATGGAAAGTATCAGGGACAGAAATATGAGGCTGCTCTAAAGCCTTTGCTAATAATAACTGAAAAAGAGAAAATACTGGTTGACACGGGCCTAGGAGAACTCCCTGAAAAGTATAAACGCTTTTACGAGGTTAAACGTGCAGAAAACCAGAATTTGAAGGCTCAGCTTAGCCTTCACGGTTTAAAGCCGGATGATATAACAATCGTGGTTAACACGCATTTACATTTTGACCATTGTGGTAACAACGCCTTGTTCAAGAACGCCAAATTTTACGTGCAAGCAGATGAGTTAAGATATGCATATGCGCCGGACAGATTTCAGAAAGCAGCATACATACGCGAATTTTTCGATGTTAATGTAGACTACGTTACGCTGAAAGGGAAGTATAGGCTTACTGAAGAAATCTCAATCTTACCAACTGCTGGCCACACTGTTGGACATCAATCAGTTATTGTGAAGTTAAACGACAAAAATTACGTTTACTGCGGAGACGCTGCGCCTCTGAAAGAAAATTTGGAAAAAAGAAATATTCCGGGAGTTTTATATCACGCTGGTAAAGCTTTAGACTCTATTGACAAACTTAGGCGTATTCCAAACGCCATTTACATCTACGCTCACGATAATCAACAGTTGAAAATTTAA
- a CDS encoding HAD family hydrolase translates to MPVKAVIFDLDGTLIEFRFDYRVVRAEVKQFLVSSGFPPSLFSINESVFDMLKKVEVFMRNNGKNRDEIEDVREKALSIIEKFELEAVRQTSLIPGAQETLEELKRMNLKLGLFTLNSSNATMQVLKRFRLKDLFEVVVTRESVSRVKPDASHLQKVLMLLNVEPKEAIVVGDSVLDMKSASSLGSYAVGVTTGISTAKQLIDAGATCIITSLTDLPPLVKEINQVRGET, encoded by the coding sequence ATGCCAGTGAAAGCAGTAATATTCGATTTGGATGGTACGCTGATAGAGTTTAGATTTGACTATAGGGTTGTTAGGGCGGAGGTTAAGCAGTTTCTGGTTAGCTCCGGTTTTCCACCTTCGCTTTTCTCTATTAATGAAAGTGTTTTTGATATGCTTAAGAAAGTTGAGGTTTTCATGCGTAACAATGGGAAAAATAGAGATGAAATCGAGGATGTTAGAGAGAAAGCTTTGTCGATAATTGAGAAGTTTGAACTTGAGGCTGTTCGTCAGACAAGTCTAATTCCCGGAGCGCAGGAAACTCTAGAAGAACTTAAAAGAATGAATTTAAAGCTCGGACTTTTCACATTGAACAGCTCAAACGCTACAATGCAAGTTCTTAAAAGATTTAGGTTAAAAGATCTTTTCGAAGTGGTTGTAACGCGGGAAAGTGTTTCTAGGGTTAAGCCCGACGCCTCGCATCTTCAGAAGGTTTTGATGCTTCTAAACGTTGAACCTAAAGAAGCCATAGTGGTCGGCGACAGCGTTTTAGACATGAAAAGCGCATCCAGTTTAGGCTCGTATGCAGTTGGAGTGACAACGGGAATTTCCACGGCGAAGCAGTTAATTGACGCCGGGGCAACATGCATAATAACTTCGCTGACTGATTTACCTCCACTAGTAAAGGAGATAAATCAGGTAAGAGGAGAAACCTAA